A window from Variovorax sp. PBL-E5 encodes these proteins:
- a CDS encoding HpcH/HpaI aldolase/citrate lyase family protein, translating to MNQLPDPIRPVRSFLFVPADSERKMAKGADSAADALILDLEDSVAASRTQIARGMALDYLRSRPDRSRQQLWVRINPLETESALQDLVTAQGAPDGIVLPKVRGAADVVRLSHYLEAIEVRDGIAKGSIRIMPVATETPQALFTLGSYEGCSSRLAALTWGAEDIAAALGASTNRAQDGEYDTIYQLACSLCLAGAHAAGVQPIDTIWADFKDDPGLRRDAQRARRRGFTGKIAIHPGQVDTINAAFTPSDEELAHARRVVEIFESNPGLGTVGLDGKMLDMPHLKQAQRLLALAQRFAGSTAEGGSDRS from the coding sequence ATGAACCAACTACCCGACCCCATCCGACCCGTCCGGTCCTTTCTGTTCGTGCCCGCCGACAGCGAGCGCAAGATGGCCAAGGGCGCCGACAGCGCGGCCGATGCCCTGATCCTCGACCTGGAGGATTCAGTCGCCGCGAGTCGCACGCAGATCGCTCGCGGCATGGCGCTCGACTATCTGCGCAGCCGGCCGGATCGCAGCCGCCAGCAACTCTGGGTTCGCATCAACCCGCTGGAGACGGAATCGGCCTTGCAGGACCTCGTGACGGCGCAGGGCGCGCCCGATGGCATCGTCTTGCCGAAGGTGCGCGGGGCCGCCGACGTGGTCAGGCTCTCTCACTACCTGGAAGCGATCGAAGTCCGCGACGGCATTGCCAAGGGGAGCATCCGGATCATGCCGGTTGCCACCGAGACGCCCCAGGCGCTGTTCACCCTGGGCAGCTACGAGGGTTGCTCTTCCCGGCTGGCCGCTCTCACCTGGGGCGCCGAGGACATCGCGGCCGCACTGGGCGCCAGCACGAACCGCGCACAGGACGGCGAGTACGACACCATCTATCAACTCGCGTGCTCCCTCTGCCTCGCGGGTGCGCATGCCGCGGGCGTGCAGCCCATCGACACGATCTGGGCCGACTTCAAGGACGATCCAGGCCTGCGGCGCGATGCACAGCGTGCGCGCCGGCGCGGCTTCACCGGAAAGATCGCGATCCACCCCGGCCAGGTGGACACGATCAACGCGGCCTTCACGCCGAGCGACGAGGAGCTTGCACACGCCAGACGCGTGGTCGAGATCTTCGAGAGCAACCCGGGGCTGGGCACGGTCGGCCTCGACGGCAAGATGC